A region of Leptidea sinapis chromosome 4, ilLepSina1.1, whole genome shotgun sequence DNA encodes the following proteins:
- the LOC126980051 gene encoding uncharacterized protein LOC126980051 — MISRKVLVAAVAIVFNVVQLYASIEGNDSNNIEEAHIPKNFSNVDRAGRTLGKECEALSAKCLKIRVLSYIEDLSSRDELHLLPGLSIVKESNGNDTSPEEIAAEIARQNPGKPEEKLNRFLLYRLQNYLDNHSLRYRLLDPKTTKDALDMAKGDTEAMGRKSGGGGGLGGKGGGGSALLAAALMMKGTLAAAALGALALLAGKALMTALMSLLLSALVGLKGGGGGKSTTYEIITKPEVSHHHSHSHEEHHEHEHGHGGYRRAYDPNYNSYMPYDTTN, encoded by the exons ATGATTAGTCGAAAAGTATTAGTAGCTGCCGTGGCTATAGTATTTAATGTTGTGCAATTATATGCATCGATAGAAGGAAATGATAGCAATAATATAGAAGAAGCACATATTCCtaagaatttttcaaatgttGATCGTGCAGGACGAACGCTAGGAAAGGAATGTGAAGCATTAAGCGCTAAGTGTCTTAAAATACGAGTCTTATCATATATAGAAGACTTGAGCTCTCGCGATGAGCTACATCTTCTACCAGGACTTAGTATCGTTAAAGAGAGTAATGGAAATGATACTAGTCCTGAAGAAATCGCTGCAGAAATTGCAAGACAAAACCCTGGAAAACCTGAAGAGAAACTGAATAGGTTTCTATTGTATCGGTTGCAAAATTATTTAGATAATCATTCTTTGAGGTATAGACTCTTGGATCCGAAGACCACTAAAGATGCTCTGGATATGGCTAAGGGTGATACCGAAGCTATGGGCAGGAAGAGTGGTGGTGGAGGAGGCCTTGGTGGGAAAGGAGGGGGCGGGAGTGCATTATTGGCTGCAGCTTTAATGATGAAAG GAACCCTTGCTGCAGCAGCTCTTGGTGCTCTGGCACTGTTGGCGGGCAAAGCTTTGATGACAGCGCTGATGTCGCTACTTCTGTCAGCATTAGTGGGACTAAAAGGAGGAGGTGGGGGGAAATCGACAACGTACGAGATCATCACCAAGCCCGAAGTATCTCATCATCATTCCCACAGCCATGAGGAGCATCATGAGCATGAACATGGACACGGAGGATACAGGAGAGCTTATGACCCAAACTACAACAGCTACATGCCATATGATACcacaaactaa